A single window of Malus sylvestris chromosome 5, drMalSylv7.2, whole genome shotgun sequence DNA harbors:
- the LOC126622691 gene encoding uncharacterized protein LOC126622691, with amino-acid sequence MERHLFNRIMTDVCNHDSYFVQKKDACGVMGLLPELKITAALQMLAYGASADQVDEITRMGKSTILKALMRFCGAVESLYTAECLRKPTHVDLQRLLKKGEMRGFPGMIGSIDCMHWTWKNCPSAWQGAYGDRKGSKSIILEAVGKAPKVTYVVNRRKYDGAYYLADGIYPRWETFVKTVPRPRSAKEKHFASCQEGCRKDVERCFGILQARWAIVRGAARMFDVESLRSIMMTCVILHNMIVEDEFNYDALEMLVE; translated from the exons atggaacgacatttgttcaacagaatcatgactgatgtttgcaaccatgattcttactttgtgcaaaagaaggatgcttgtggtgttatgggtctcctGCCTGAGCTAAAAATCACTGCTGCGTTGCAGATGCTtgcgtatggagcatctgcagaccaagtggatgagataacgaggatggggaaatcaacaaTTCTTAaggccctgatgaggttttgcggagcaGTCGAATCTTTGTACACCGCAGAGTGCCTCCGAAAACCTACTCAcgtggacttgcaaaggcttctgaagaagggcgagatgcgaggttttcctgggatgataggaagcatcgattgtatgcactggacgtggaaaaactgtccaagtgcatggcaaggcgcatatggggacagaaaaggatcaaaatctatcattttggaggcagt aggaaaggcaccaaaagtcacgtacgtCGTCAACAGACGTAAGTACGACGGggcatactacctagctgacggcatttacccacggtgggaaacatttgtcaaaacagtgccacgcccgcgaagtgcaaaggaaaaacactttgcaagctgtcaagaggggtgtaggaaggatgtggagcgttgttttggtatccttcaagctcgttgggcgatcgtCAGGGGTGCTGCTAGAATGTTCGATGTAGAgtcacttcgatccatcatgatgacgtgcgtcattcttcacaacatgattgtggaagatgagtttaATTATGATGca CTTGAAATGCTTGTTGAATAG
- the LOC126624498 gene encoding probable flavin-containing monooxygenase 1 produces MGKQVAIIGAGISGLLACKYTLSKGFHPIVFENSSSIGGVWTKTVETTKIQTPKEFYQFSDFPWPSSVTEGHPDQNQVLNYIQSYAQHFDLLKHIKFNNKVSGIEYEGPSGDEMQAWSHWGGTGEPFSSGGKWKVVVEDKQSLSTKIHVVDFVILCIGRFSDVPNIPEFPPNKGPEAFHGEVIHSMNYADMDYESAAKFVEGKQVTVVGFQKFAMDIAMECSNTNGVANPCTVLYKTEHWNLPDYLPWGFPIAYLYFNRFSELLVHKPGEGILLSLLATILSPVRWGFSKFVESYINKKLGLAKYGMVPKHSFLQEISSCMIATVPEKFFDRVREGSIILKKSPCGFGFCQEGILVNGESSPVKSDLIILATGFRGEKKLKDMFVSPTFQDYILGSPKSILPLYRECIHGRIPQLAVIGFSESISNLYTSEMRCRWLAELLGGTFKLPSIKEMEKDVEKWDAYAKRYASSQYYRRSCIGALHLWYNDQLCKDMGWNPKRKKGLFAELFEPYGPMDYASS; encoded by the exons ATGGGAAAGCAGGTAGCTATTATAGGAGCTGGAATTAGCGGCCTCCTTGCCTGCAAGTACACACTTTCAAAGGGCTTTCATCCtattgtttttgaaaattcaAGCAGCATTGGGGGAGTGTGGACCAAAACTGTTGAGACTACCAAGATCCAAACCCCTAAAGAATTTTACCAGTTCTCTGATTTTCCATGGCCATCTTCAGTGACAGAAGGCCACCCAGACCAGAATCAGGTTTTGAATTACATCCAATCATATGCTCAACATTTTGACTTGCTCAAGCACATCAAATTCAACAACAAAGTGAGCGGGATTGAGTATGAAGGTCCATCCGGCGATGAGATGCAAGCTTGGAGTCACTGGGGTGGCACCGGAGAACCGTTCAGCTCCGGAGGGAAATGGAAGGTTGTTGTAGAAGACAAACAAAGCCTTTCAACTAAG ATTCATGTGGTGGACTTTGTGATCCTTTGCATCGGGCGATTCAGCGACGTTCCAAACATTCCCGAGTTCCCTCCAAACAAGGGACCAGAAGCATTTCATGGAGAGGTTATACACTCCATGAATTATGCGGACATGGATTACGAAAGCGCAGCTAAATTTGTGGAAGGAAAGCAAGTAACTGTTGTGGGATTTCAGAAATTTGCAATGGACATTGCAATGGAGTGCTCAAACACAAATG GGGTTGCAAATCCATGTACAGTGTTGTACAAGACAGAACACTGGAATCTTCCTGACTATCTTCCATGGGGCTTTCCCATCGCATACTTATACTTCAATCGCTTCTCGGAGCTCTTGGTACACAAGCCCGGTGAAGGCATCCTGCTCAGTCTCCTTGCAACCATTCTTTCACCTGTG AGATGGGGATTTTCGAAATTTGTCGAAAGCTATATAAATAAGAAGCTTGGTTTAGCCAAGTATGGAATGGTACCTAAGCACAGTTTCCTTCAAGAAATCAGTTCTTGTATGATCGCAACAGTACCGGAAAAGTTCTTTGATCGAGTCCGAGAGGGAAGCATCATACTGAAAAAGTCTCCCTGCGGCTTTGGCTTTTGCCAAGAAGGGATTCTGGTTAATGGTGAAAGCTCCCCTGTGAAGTCAGATTTGATCATATTGGCTACTGGGTTTAGGGGTGAGAAAAAGCTCAAGGACATGTTTGTGTCTCCCACCTTTCAGGACTACATCCTCGGTTCGCCAAAGTCCATATTACCCCTTTACAG GGAATGCATACATGGAAGAATTCCACAGCTAGCTGTGATTGGATTCTCCGAGAGTATTTCGAACTTATACACCTCCGAGATGAGATGCAGATGGCTAGCGGAGCTTCTCGGAGGCACATTTAAGCTACCAAGCATAAAAGAGATGGAGAAAGATGTGGAAAAATGGGACGCATACGCGAAGCGATATGCTTCCAGCCAATACTACCGGAGATCATGCATCGGTGCCCTTCATCTGTGGTACAATGACCAGTTGTGCAAGGACATGGGATGGAACCCCAAAAGAAAGAAGGGACTCTTTGCTGAATTGTTTGAGCCTTATGGCCCCATGGATTATGCTTCCTCTTGA